One genomic window of Arachis hypogaea cultivar Tifrunner chromosome 8, arahy.Tifrunner.gnm2.J5K5, whole genome shotgun sequence includes the following:
- the LOC112706313 gene encoding ergosterol biosynthetic protein 28, protein MKALGWWLLAVGTLRLASVWFGFFNIWALRLGVFSNTTMTEVHGRTFGTWTLLTCTLCYICAFNLDNKPIYLATFLSFIYALGHFVTEYFIYQTMQIQNLSAVAFFAGTSIMWMLLQWNSHGRVHLKHS, encoded by the exons ATGAAGGCTTTAGGATGGTGGCTGTTAGCAGTTGGCACTCTCCGACTTGCCTCTGTTTGGTTCGGTTTCTTCAACATTTGGGCTCTCCGCCTCGGCGTCTTCTCCAACACCACCA tGACTGAAGTTCATGGACGCACATTTGGAACTTGGACACTGTTGACCTGCACACTTTGCTATATCTGTGCATTCAACCTTGACAATAAGCCCATTTACCTGGCTACTTTCTTATCATTTATCTATGCTCTTGGTCACTTTGTGACTGAATACTTTATTTATCAAACAATGCAGATTCAAAATCTGTCTGCTGTTGCCTTTTTTGCAG GAACATCGATTATGTGGATGCTATTGCAATGGAATTCGCATGGGAGAGTCCACTTGAAGCATTCTTAG
- the LOC112705064 gene encoding putative lipase YDR444W, with protein MASEDSKQKPHVLEQDKGVVVVEEEEEKELNNETKNRNKSKKRRSSSYLPKFCFRIEYGAKGEGFDMEMVDASDSQRPKPTHLIIMVNGLIGSAKNWKFAAKQFLKRYPHDAVVHCSECNPARLTFDGVDVMGDRLAKEVIVVIKRHPSVKKISFVGHSLGGLVARYAIAKLYEGDISTEFSHESKNCEGQIAGLEPVNFITSATPHLGSCGHKQCPMFFGSRHAEKAAIRVSGLLRRTGKHLFLTDGINGKPPLLLQMVRDSEDLKFISALRSFKRRVAYANVRYDKLVGWSTSSIRRRNELPKRQNLSSHENYRHIVNVETATPSSDPNQISTESQVNNNGSRRLDMEEEMIRGLTRMSWERIDVRFKGTMQKFLAHSTIQVTHHLINSAGEDVIQHMVDNFQL; from the exons ATGGCTTCTGAGGATTCCAAACAGAAACCCCATGTTCTAGAACAAGACAAAggtgtggtggtggtggaggaggaggaggagaaggagctcAACAATGAAACAAAGAACAGGAACAAGAGCAAGAAGAGAAGGAGTAGTTCTTACTTGCCTAAGTTTTGTTTTAGAATCGAATATGGTGCTAAAGGGGAGGGTTTTGATATGGAAATGGTGGATGCTTCTGATTCTCAGCGTCCCAAACCCACTCATTTGATCATCATGGTTAATGGTCTCATTGGAAG CGCTAAGAATTGGAAATTTGCTGCAAAACAGTTTCTGAAAAGGTATCCACATGATGCTGTTGTACATT GCAGTGAATGTAACCCTGCAAGGTTGACATTTGATGGCGTCGACGTAATGGGAGACAGATTAGCTAAGGAG GTGATTGTAGTTATAAAACGTCACCCAAGTGTTAAGAAGATTTCATTTGTAGGTCACTCCTTAGGTGGATTGGTTGCAAGATATGCAATTGCCAAGCTTTATGAGGGAGACATTTCAACGGAATTTTCTCATGAGAGCAAGAATTGTGAAGGACAAATTGCAGGATTGGAGCCTGTAAATTTCATTACCTCAGCAACACCACATCTTGGTTCTTGTGGTCATAAACAG TGTCCAATGTTTTTCGGATCGCGCCACGCTGAGAAAGCAGCAATTCGGGTTTCGGGGCTTCTTCGTAGAACAGGAAAACATCTCTTTTTAACAGATGGTATCAATGGAAAGCCTCCTCTTCTTCTCCAAATGGTTCGAGACTCTGAAGATCTTAAATTCAT CTCTGCCTTACGATCCTTCAAACGCCGTGTTGCCTATGCAAATGTTCGCTACGACA AGCTTGTTGGATGGAGTACATCATCTATAAGGCGAAGAAATGAGCTTCCAAAG CGCCAGAATCTTTCGAGTCACGAGAACTATCGACATATAGTAAATGTTGAGACAGCAACACCTTCTTCGGATCCAAATCAAATTTCTACAGAATCCCAAGTGAATAATAATGGATCTCGTAGACTTGATATGGAAG AGGAAATGATAAGGGGGTTAACAAGAATGAGTTGGGAGCGCATTGATGTGCGGTTCAAGGGTACCATGCAGAAATTTCTGGCTCATAGTACCATTCAG GTGACACATCACCTCATCAATTCTGCTGGAGAAGACGTGATCCAACATATGGTTGACAATTTTCAGTTGTAG
- the LOC112706316 gene encoding putative lipase YDR444W yields MASGEQRQQGLRDSGGEGGIHKEEMAVQLNNNETKKKKKSYYLPKFCFRIEYDATGEGFDMEIVDASASRPPKPSHLIIMVNGLIGSAQNWKFAAKQFLKKYPHDAVVHCSECNSAMLTFDGVDVMGDRLAKEVISVIKRHPSVEKISFVGHSLGGLIARYAIAKLYEKDISMEFSYENGKSEGQSSLVQEFHDRKKNYEGKIAGLEPINFITSATPHLGASGHKQCPMFFGFRYAEKVATRASGLLGKTGKHLFLADGSNGKPPLLLQMAHDSEDLKFMSALRSFKRHVAYANVRYDKLVGWSTSSIRHRNELPKRRNLSSHERYPHIVNVETARSSCVPTERGTKNSGLHRLDMEEEMIRSLTTISWERVDVRFSGTMQKFLAHSTIQVKTYSINSAGTDVVQHMVDNFQL; encoded by the exons ATGGCTTCCGGGGAACAACGCCAACAAGGTCTCCGTGACAGTGGGGGAGAGGGAGGGATCCACAAGGAAGAGATGGCGGTGCAGCTCAACAACAATGAaactaagaagaagaaaaagagttatTATTTGCCTAAATTTTGTTTTAGGATTGAGTATGATGCAACTGGAGAGGGCTTTGATATGGAGATCGTTGATGCTTCTGCTTCTCGGCCTCCCAAACCCTCGCACTTGATCATCATGGTTAATGGTCTTATAGGCAG TGCTCAGAATTGGAAATTTGCTGCAAAACAGTTTCTCAAGAAGTATCCACATGATGCAGTTGTACATT GTAGTGAATGTAATTCTGCAATGTTGACATTCGATGGTGTCGACGTAATGGGAGACAGATTAGCTAAAGAG GTAATATCAGTTATAAAGCGTCATCCAAGTGTTGAGAAAATTTCATTTGTAGGTCACTCGTTGGGTGGCTTGATTGCAAGGTATGCAATTGCCAAGCTTTATGAGAAAGACATTTCAATGGAATTTTCTTATGAGAATGGAAAAAGTGAAGGCCAAAGTTCTTTAGTTCAAGAGTTTCATGATAGGAAGAAGAATTATGAAGGAAAAATTGCAGGATTGGAGCCTATAAATTTTATTACCTCAGCAACACCACATCTTGGTGCTAGTGGCCATAAACAA TGTCCAATGTTTTTCGGATTTCGCTATGCGGAGAAAGTGGCAACTCGAGCTTCAGGGCTTCTTGGTAAAACAGGAAAACATTTGTTTTTAGCGGATGGTAGCAATGGAAAGCCTCCTCTTCTTCTCCAAATGGCTCACGACTCTGAAGATCTCAAATTCAT GTCTGCTTTGAGGTCCTTTAAACGTCATGTTGCCTATGCAAATGTTCGTTACGATA AGCTGGTTGGTTGGAGTACTTCATCTATAAGGCATAGGAACGAACTTCCAAAG CGCCGGAATCTTTCCAGTCACGAGAGGTACCCGCATATTGTAAATGTTGAGACAGCAAGATCCTCTTGTGTTCCTACCGAACGGGGAACGAAGAATAGTGGTTTGCATAGACTTGACATGGAAG AGGAAATGATCAGAAGCTTAACAACAATAAGCTGGGAACGTGTCGATGTCCGATTCAGTGGTACCATGCAGAAGTTCCTTGCTCATAGCACCATTCAG GTCAAGACTTATTCTATCAATTCTGCTGGAACAGACGTGGTCCAACATATGGTTGACAATTTCCAActatag
- the LOC112708346 gene encoding EPIDERMAL PATTERNING FACTOR-like protein 2, whose product MGMNGSSCWHKYRQTTFISIFILFAASSTSLFMAQGRAMSNVIEVSQNKVRVIGSRPPRCESRCSNCGHCEAVQVPIVPTFHHHHEAAIVAFSSRGDALSNYKPMSWKCKCGDYFFNP is encoded by the exons ATGGGAATGAATGGATCCTCATGTTGGCACAAATATAGACAAACCACCTTCATCAGCATCTTCATTCTCTTTGCAGCTTCTTCTACTTCCTTATTCATGGCTCAAG GAAGAGCAATGTCCAATGTAATTGAAGTTTCCCAG AATAAGGTAAGAGTGATAGGGTCAAGGCCACCAAGGTGTGAAAGTAGATGCAGCAATTGTGGACATTGTGAAGCAGTTCAAGTCCCCATTGTACCTAcctttcatcatcatcatgaagcagcCATTGTTGCATTCTCATCAAGAGGAGATGCACTTTCCAACTACAAACCCATGAGTTGGAAGTGCAAATGTGGGGACTACTTTTTCAACCCATGA